In a single window of the Blastocatellia bacterium genome:
- a CDS encoding L-threonylcarbamoyladenylate synthase, protein MVPTEVVAISSDAPEPEAIQRAARILRQGGLVAFPTETVYGLGADALLPSAVERIFAVKGRPADNPLIVHIARPADLNEIAREIPGCAARLIEAFWPGPLTLVLPKSARVPLITTGGLETVAVRMPDHPVALRLIEALGDPVAAPSANLSGRPSPTAAEHVLDDLGGRIEMILDAGPTSVGVESTVLDLTTSPPVILRPGGVTLEQLERVIGDVRMTAEAERLRHSPGTRYRHYSPRARVLLIEAWDEEVHPKRLEAALGDVTTVGYIGSDRDVVGPGRIVHRILLSPEAEAYARRIFAALRELDRRGVEVIVVEGIPDVGLGRAVMDRLRRAAEEIL, encoded by the coding sequence ATGGTTCCCACCGAAGTGGTAGCGATTTCGAGCGACGCTCCTGAGCCGGAGGCGATCCAACGGGCGGCTCGTATCCTGCGCCAGGGGGGACTGGTGGCGTTCCCGACCGAGACCGTCTATGGGCTCGGCGCCGATGCCCTGCTTCCATCTGCCGTGGAGCGAATTTTTGCCGTCAAAGGACGGCCCGCCGATAATCCGCTGATTGTCCATATTGCGCGGCCTGCCGACCTCAACGAGATCGCCCGTGAGATTCCCGGTTGCGCCGCGCGGTTGATCGAAGCCTTTTGGCCGGGACCGTTGACGCTGGTGCTTCCCAAAAGCGCGCGCGTCCCGCTGATAACCACCGGAGGTCTTGAAACGGTGGCGGTGCGAATGCCGGATCATCCGGTGGCGCTCAGGCTCATCGAGGCTCTGGGCGATCCCGTTGCGGCACCGAGCGCCAACCTGTCGGGACGGCCGAGTCCGACAGCAGCCGAGCACGTTCTGGATGATCTCGGCGGTCGCATCGAGATGATTCTCGATGCCGGGCCGACCTCGGTGGGAGTCGAATCAACGGTTTTGGATCTAACGACGTCGCCTCCGGTGATTTTGCGTCCGGGCGGTGTCACGCTGGAGCAACTGGAGCGAGTGATCGGCGATGTACGGATGACGGCGGAGGCCGAGCGTCTCCGCCATTCGCCCGGCACGCGCTATCGCCACTACAGTCCACGAGCCCGTGTACTTCTCATTGAAGCGTGGGACGAAGAGGTCCACCCGAAACGCCTGGAGGCTGCGCTCGGGGATGTAACGACTGTGGGTTACATCGGCAGCGACCGAGATGTCGTCGGGCCGGGTCGCATTGTTCATCGCATCCTCCTGTCTCCGGAGGCTGAGGCCTACGCGCGGCGCATCTTCGCCGCATTGCGCGAGCTGGACCGGCGCGGTGTGGAGGTCATCGTTGTCGAAGGGATCCCCGATGTTGGCCTCGGTCGCGCGGTCATGGACCGGCTGCGGCGAGCCGCTGAGGAGATCCTTTAG
- a CDS encoding aminotransferase class V-fold PLP-dependent enzyme: MNRRELVRNTVAAAALLGLPRSLVSALLRGDVPPLPSPQLYDRDPEWYWAELRRQFLLDPNHINLNCGSVGVCPLPVIRAVVEHLFASEAFNESDYPWWGYAENEHIREVREALARWLGVSRDEIALVRNATEANNTVGNGLDLKPGEAVLTTDQEHPGGLCCWLQREARHGIRVKYVSIPLPPASAEQIIELFDKALTPDVRIVFFSHITTTTGLILPAKEICALARQRGILSAVDGAHAIGQIPLNLREIGCDFYSTSPHKWLLAPKGTGVLYVREEVQDRLWVNIASGEWNNKALKAYRFSNLGTSNLSLLKGLLAALRFFEAIGPERIMARQRQLARMVREGFARMPRTKVLTPDDSRLWGGMTTAEFAPADSEKLRAALADRKIRVGGGAPRIRLSTHVFTQPREIAAFFDVARQVLGS; encoded by the coding sequence ATGAACAGACGAGAGCTTGTTCGTAACACAGTCGCCGCTGCCGCTCTGCTCGGCCTACCCCGGTCGCTCGTGAGCGCGCTACTTCGCGGCGATGTTCCGCCGCTTCCGTCACCGCAACTGTATGACCGCGATCCGGAATGGTATTGGGCGGAGTTGCGCCGTCAGTTTCTCCTCGATCCCAATCATATCAACCTCAACTGCGGATCCGTGGGGGTATGTCCCCTGCCGGTCATCCGGGCCGTGGTCGAGCACCTTTTCGCGTCGGAAGCCTTTAACGAATCCGACTATCCCTGGTGGGGATATGCCGAGAACGAGCATATCCGCGAGGTCCGCGAGGCTCTGGCCCGGTGGCTCGGTGTTTCCCGTGATGAAATCGCCCTCGTGCGCAATGCCACTGAAGCCAACAATACAGTCGGCAACGGTCTCGATCTCAAGCCCGGTGAGGCTGTCCTCACGACCGATCAGGAGCACCCGGGCGGTCTCTGTTGCTGGCTGCAGCGCGAAGCCCGTCACGGAATCCGCGTGAAGTACGTCTCGATTCCTCTTCCTCCAGCCTCTGCCGAACAGATTATCGAATTATTCGACAAAGCCCTCACGCCCGATGTCCGCATCGTCTTCTTCAGCCACATCACGACCACGACCGGTCTCATTCTACCGGCTAAAGAGATCTGCGCCCTCGCCCGTCAGCGAGGAATCCTCTCGGCCGTGGATGGGGCACACGCCATTGGACAGATACCGCTTAATCTTCGGGAGATCGGCTGCGACTTCTACAGTACGAGTCCGCACAAGTGGTTGCTCGCCCCCAAGGGCACCGGCGTGCTCTATGTGCGAGAGGAGGTCCAGGATCGCCTGTGGGTCAATATCGCCAGCGGCGAGTGGAACAATAAGGCGCTCAAGGCCTATCGCTTCAGCAATCTGGGAACGAGCAATCTCTCCCTGCTCAAGGGGCTGCTGGCCGCTCTTCGATTCTTCGAAGCGATTGGACCGGAGCGCATCATGGCCCGCCAGCGCCAACTCGCGCGCATGGTTCGAGAGGGCTTCGCGCGGATGCCGCGAACAAAAGTCCTCACGCCCGATGATTCTCGCCTCTGGGGCGGCATGACAACGGCGGAGTTCGCCCCGGCCGATTCAGAAAAGCTGCGAGCCGCACTGGCAGACCGGAAAATTCGAGTGGGCGGGGGAGCGCCTCGAATTCGGCTCTCAACGCACGTCTTCACACAGCCCCGGGAGATCGCTGCCTTCTTTGACGTCGCTCGCCAGGTGCTCGGCTCATAA
- a CDS encoding helix-turn-helix domain-containing protein — translation MGVPKVVFTLKEVAEYLNVHPDSVRRYAKRGELPAFKIGTDWRFNKESIDQWRKAQEEKNRLQARQRNQSKASARGKKNDK, via the coding sequence ATGGGAGTTCCGAAGGTTGTCTTCACGTTGAAGGAAGTGGCGGAATACCTCAACGTCCATCCCGATTCGGTTCGCCGCTATGCCAAGCGGGGGGAACTTCCCGCGTTCAAGATCGGCACGGACTGGCGGTTCAACAAAGAATCAATTGATCAGTGGCGAAAGGCTCAGGAGGAGAAGAACCGCCTGCAGGCGCGGCAGCGGAATCAATCGAAGGCGTCCGCGCGAGGGAAGAAGAATGACAAGTAA